The following are encoded together in the Thunnus thynnus chromosome 15, fThuThy2.1, whole genome shotgun sequence genome:
- the LOC137198749 gene encoding ictacalcin-like yields the protein MYKVSFASSFSITTAPQDSLSLSNLLGSQQISLAIIMSDVQQAMALLITSFNKYSGKEGDKYTLSKGELKELLQNELSELLSKANDKAALDRIFKDLDTNKDNSVDFGEFVNLVSCLTQMCHEYFTNKK from the exons ATGTATAAAGTATCCTTTGCATCCAGTTTCTCCATCACTACAGCTCCTCAAGACTCCCTTTCACTCTCTAATCTCCTCGGATCTCAGCAAATCAGCCTTG CAATCATCATGTCTGACGTCCAGCAGGCTATGGCTCTCCTCATCACCTCCTTCAATAAATACTCTGGCAAAGAGGGGGACAAATACACCCTGAGTAAGGGAGAGCTGAAAGAGCTTCTTCAGAATGAATTGTCGGAGCTTCTGAGC AAAGCCAATGACAAGGCAGCATTAGACCGCATTTTCAAGGACCTGGACACAAACAAGGACAACAGCGTGGACTTTGGTGAATTTGTCAACTTGGTGTCCTGCCTCACTCAGATGTGCCATGAGTActtcacaaacaaaaaatag
- the s100a10a gene encoding protein S100-A10a, which produces MPSELETAMESLIKVFHRYASKDGKSGTLNRRELRELMENELSNFLRSQKDPAAVDKIMKDLDTNGDGQVDFEEFVSLVVGLSIACEQCYQMHMKKTAKK; this is translated from the exons ATGCCTTCAGAACTGGAGACAGCCATGGAGTCACTCATCAAGGTGTTCCACCGTTACGCCTCCAAGGACGGCAAGAGCGGCACACTCAACAGGCGAGAGCTCAGAGAGCTGATGGAGAACGAGCTGTCTAACTTTCTCAGG TCTCAGAAGGACCCTGCTGCTGTCGACAAGATCATGAAGGACCTGGACACAAATGGCGACGGCCAGGTGGACTTTGAGGAGTTTGTTTCTCTGGTTGTTGGACTTTCCATTGCCTGTGAGCAGTGCTATCAGATGCACATGAAGAAGACAGCAAAGAAGTAA